GGCCCCGCTGATCCCGAGCCCGGACGAGGTCGCCGGGATCCTGCGGCCGACCCTGCGCCAGCTTGCCGACCCGGCCAGCCACGGCAGCATGTCGTTCGAGGCCATCATGGGCGAGGTGGAGGTGGCCGCCCGCAACCTCCCCGGCGACCTGAGCAGCCCCGTGTTCTGGGTCGACGGGACCCTGGTCTGGGGGTTCACGGCCGGCCTGCTGGCCGGGTTCCTCGACTCCCTCGGCCTCCAGGCCCCGCCCCTCCCCGCCTACTGGGGCGTCCGCCCCTGACCCTGACCCCTGGGAGCAGCTGATGACGACCGCCCCGCCCGACGAACCCGAGCCGACCCCGGCCCCGGAACCGCCCGAGCCCGAGCCCGCGCCGCCGGTCCCGCCGGCCGCGACCAGCGGCGCCGGGACGCCGCTGGTCCTGCTGCACGCCTTCCCCCTCGACGGCCGCATGTGGGCGCCCCAGGTCGAGGCCCTGGCCGGCACCTACCAGGTGATCGTCCCCGACCTGCGCGGCTTCGGGGCGGCCCGGGACCAGGCGGTCGAGGAGGCCGGCATGGACCTGCTGGCCGACGACCTGGCCCGCCTCCTGGACGACCGCGGCCTGGACCGGGTGGTGCTTGGCGGACTGTCCCTTGGCGGCTACGTGGCCCTGGCCTTCATGCGCCGCCACGCCGACCGGGTCAGCGGCCTGGTCCTGCTCGACACCAAGGCCACCGCCGACGGCGACCAGGCCAGGGACGCCCGGCTGGAGATGGCCGAGCGGGTCCTGGCCGAGGGCAACGACTTCGTGCCCGAGGTGATGCTGCCCCGGCTGCTCGGCGGGACCAGCCGCGAGCACCGGCCCGAGGTGGTCTCCAAGGTCGCCGCCCTGATCCGCGAGCAGAGCCCGGCGGCCATCGCCGGCGCCCAGCGGGGCATGGCCGCCCGCGCCGACACCACCGACGTGCTGGCCACGATCAAGGTCCCGACCCTGGTCGTGACCGGCGAGGAGGACGCCGTCACCGGGCCCGAGGTCGGCCGCGACCTGGCCGCCGGCATCCCCGGGGCCCGGTTCCTGCTGGTCGAGGAGGCGGGGCACCTGGTCAATCTGGAGCAGCCGGAGATCGTGAACGAGGCGCT
The genomic region above belongs to Actinomycetota bacterium and contains:
- a CDS encoding alpha/beta fold hydrolase encodes the protein MTTAPPDEPEPTPAPEPPEPEPAPPVPPAATSGAGTPLVLLHAFPLDGRMWAPQVEALAGTYQVIVPDLRGFGAARDQAVEEAGMDLLADDLARLLDDRGLDRVVLGGLSLGGYVALAFMRRHADRVSGLVLLDTKATADGDQARDARLEMAERVLAEGNDFVPEVMLPRLLGGTSREHRPEVVSKVAALIREQSPAAIAGAQRGMAARADTTDVLATIKVPTLVVTGEEDAVTGPEVGRDLAAGIPGARFLLVEEAGHLVNLEQPEIVNEALLDFLAPLWI